The proteins below come from a single Pieris brassicae chromosome 1, ilPieBrab1.1, whole genome shotgun sequence genomic window:
- the LOC123720496 gene encoding dual specificity mitogen-activated protein kinase kinase 7-like isoform X1: MSNTSLEGKLKVLQERFENELRVRREDAIHSQGGLGAARAGGTRRPRPPPMFSTREIPAFPPRSPQATDTEHRMREVYKVSGKLNVEGVEYRSNIDELQQLGELGSGTCGHVVKMFHKTSGAVIAVKQMRRSGNSEETKRILMDLDVVVRSHDCPYIVRCLGCFVTDSDVWICMELMASCFDKLLKKLGAPIPEAILGKVTVATVNALSYLKDTHGVIHRDVKPSNILLDERGNVKLCDFGISGRLVDSKAKTRSAGCAAYMAPERIDPPDPTRPDYDIRADVWSLGISLVELATGVFPYRDCQNDFEVLTRVIADDPPQLPEGNEFTPEFKSFVSQCLTKNYRQRPKYAKLLEHPFVVKSARSSVSVGDWYSTLFICGSSKAGSSLSVNNGDGPVTPQPVRNFVTSSQHWMPEQVTPTPARAWWANNASPGGSSSQPTSLEAELSNHSPYPRRRTIDACASPPPAPVRRVSTDNRWRASPTSSGNTSPIVLQRFYHQSQQRRSRVDLHATPRHRSVSREHSAGRSPEPPPRTSRHAKPHVNGSMELEPPPLHDRLHPPSPLLLNDRLSEGRSQSLTRAELRNGFRAEIAAPAPAHTHKHHHDDQGWLHSLAGLVKRRLSGYVKWHHLAARRDRPHAHHTAATRWGTNESWSVPASPLPPRAPPPRPAD, encoded by the exons atgtcAAATACTTCACTTGaaggaaaacttaaagtattaCAAGAACGCTTTGAAAATGAATTGCGTGTTCGAAGAGAGGATGCAATCCACAGCCAAGGTGGTCTTGGAGCTGCTAGAGCTGGGGGCACCCGGAGGCCTAGACCTC CACCCATGTTCTCTACCAGAGAAATACCAGCATTCCCCCCAAGGTCACCTCAGGCCACTGACACTGAACACAGGATGCGTGAAGTCTATAAG GTGAGTGGTAAGCTAAATGTAGAAGGAGTGGAATACAGATCCAACATAGATGAACTACAACAACTAGGGGAATTAGGCAGTGGCACTTGTGGACATGTTGTCAAAATGTTTCATAAGACTTCCGGAGCTGTTATTGCAGTCAAG CAAATGCGTCGCTCGGGCAACTCTGAAGAAAccaaaagaattttaatgGACTTAGATGTTGTAGTGAGATCACATGATTGCCCATACATTGTGAGGTGCCTTGGTTGTTTTGTTACTGATTCTGATGTCTGGATATGTATGGAGTTGATGGCTTCTTGCTTTGATAAATTGCTAAAGAAGCTTGGAGCACCAATACCAGAAGCGATTTTGGGAAAAGTTACTGTTGCT ACTGTGAATGCTTTATCGTACCTGAAAGACACACACGGTGTGATTCACCGAGACGTTAAACCTAGTAATATTCTGTTGGACGAGCGTGGGAATGTCAAGTTGTGTGACTTTGGTATCAGTGGACGACTTGTTGACTCCAAGGCGAAGACACGCAGCGCTGGATGTGCTGCGTATATGGCT CCAGAAAGAATAGACCCACCAGACCCAACTAGACCAGACTACGATATTCGTGCTGACGTGTGGTCTTTGGGCATATCGCTGGTGGAACTCGCCACTGGAGTGTTTCCTTACCGGGACTGCCAGAACGACTTCGAAGTACTCACCAGG GTAATAGCAGACGATCCACCACAACTACCTGAAGGCAATGAATTTACACCAGAATTCAAATCATTTGTATCTCAGTG CCTAACAAAGAACTACAGACAGCGTCCGAAATACGCGAAACTCCTGGAACACCCGTTCGTTGTGAAGTCGGCTAGGAGTTCCGTGTCAGTAGGGGATTGGTATTccacattatttatttgtggaTCAAGTAAGGCTGGATCCAGTTTATCTGTGAATAATGGTGATGGGCCTGTGACCCCTCAACCTGTTAGGAATTTTGTCACCAGCTCACAGCATTGGATGCCTGAGCAAGTTACGCCAACGCCTGCAAG AGCGTGGTGGGCGAACAACGCCAGTCCTGGTGGAAGTAGTTcacagccaactagcttagaGGCTGAACTCTCAAACCACTCACCTTACCCTAGGAGAAG AACAATAGACGCATGTGCCTCACCTCCCCCTGCCCCCGTGAGGCGAGTGTCCACAGATAATAGATGGAGAGCATCGCCTACG aGTTCTGGCAACACTAGTCCCATAGTTCTGCAAAGGTTTTATCACCAGAGTCAACAGCGGCGTTCGAGAGTGGACTTGCACGCCACTCCGAGGCATAGAAG tgttAGTCGTGAGCACAGCGCCGGAAGGTCTCCAGAACCACCGCCAAGGACCTCTCGACACGCAAAGCCACATg TGAACGGCAGTATGGAATTAGAACCACCTCCCTTACACGATAGATTGCACCCACCATCGCCTTTACTGCTTAACGATAG gtTATCAGAAGGACGAAGTCAGAGCTTAACGCGGGCTGAGCTGCGCAACGGGTTCCGCGCAGAAATAGCTGCGCCTGCGCCTGCGCATACGCACAAACACCATCACGATGACCAAG
- the LOC123720496 gene encoding dual specificity mitogen-activated protein kinase kinase 7-like isoform X2 → MSNTSLEGKLKVLQERFENELRVRREDAIHSQGGLGAARAGGTRRPRPPPMFSTREIPAFPPRSPQATDTEHRMREVYKVSGKLNVEGVEYRSNIDELQQLGELGSGTCGHVVKMFHKTSGAVIAVKQMRRSGNSEETKRILMDLDVVVRSHDCPYIVRCLGCFVTDSDVWICMELMASCFDKLLKKLGAPIPEAILGKVTVATVNALSYLKDTHGVIHRDVKPSNILLDERGNVKLCDFGISGRLVDSKAKTRSAGCAAYMAPERIDPPDPTRPDYDIRADVWSLGISLVELATGVFPYRDCQNDFEVLTRVIADDPPQLPEGNEFTPEFKSFVSQCLTKNYRQRPKYAKLLEHPFVVKSARSSVSVGDWYSTLFICGSSKAGSSLSVNNGDGPVTPQPVRNFVTSSQHWMPEQVTPTPARAWWANNASPGGSSSQPTSLEAELSNHSPYPRRRTIDACASPPPAPVRRVSTDNRWRASPTSSGNTSPIVLQRFYHQSQQRRSRVDLHATPRHRSVSREHSAGRSPEPPPRTSRHAKPHVNGSMELEPPPLHDRLHPPSPLLLNDRLSEGRSQSLTRAELRNGFRAEIAAPAPAHTHKHHHDDQARRDRPHAHHTAATRWGTNESWSVPASPLPPRAPPPRPAD, encoded by the exons atgtcAAATACTTCACTTGaaggaaaacttaaagtattaCAAGAACGCTTTGAAAATGAATTGCGTGTTCGAAGAGAGGATGCAATCCACAGCCAAGGTGGTCTTGGAGCTGCTAGAGCTGGGGGCACCCGGAGGCCTAGACCTC CACCCATGTTCTCTACCAGAGAAATACCAGCATTCCCCCCAAGGTCACCTCAGGCCACTGACACTGAACACAGGATGCGTGAAGTCTATAAG GTGAGTGGTAAGCTAAATGTAGAAGGAGTGGAATACAGATCCAACATAGATGAACTACAACAACTAGGGGAATTAGGCAGTGGCACTTGTGGACATGTTGTCAAAATGTTTCATAAGACTTCCGGAGCTGTTATTGCAGTCAAG CAAATGCGTCGCTCGGGCAACTCTGAAGAAAccaaaagaattttaatgGACTTAGATGTTGTAGTGAGATCACATGATTGCCCATACATTGTGAGGTGCCTTGGTTGTTTTGTTACTGATTCTGATGTCTGGATATGTATGGAGTTGATGGCTTCTTGCTTTGATAAATTGCTAAAGAAGCTTGGAGCACCAATACCAGAAGCGATTTTGGGAAAAGTTACTGTTGCT ACTGTGAATGCTTTATCGTACCTGAAAGACACACACGGTGTGATTCACCGAGACGTTAAACCTAGTAATATTCTGTTGGACGAGCGTGGGAATGTCAAGTTGTGTGACTTTGGTATCAGTGGACGACTTGTTGACTCCAAGGCGAAGACACGCAGCGCTGGATGTGCTGCGTATATGGCT CCAGAAAGAATAGACCCACCAGACCCAACTAGACCAGACTACGATATTCGTGCTGACGTGTGGTCTTTGGGCATATCGCTGGTGGAACTCGCCACTGGAGTGTTTCCTTACCGGGACTGCCAGAACGACTTCGAAGTACTCACCAGG GTAATAGCAGACGATCCACCACAACTACCTGAAGGCAATGAATTTACACCAGAATTCAAATCATTTGTATCTCAGTG CCTAACAAAGAACTACAGACAGCGTCCGAAATACGCGAAACTCCTGGAACACCCGTTCGTTGTGAAGTCGGCTAGGAGTTCCGTGTCAGTAGGGGATTGGTATTccacattatttatttgtggaTCAAGTAAGGCTGGATCCAGTTTATCTGTGAATAATGGTGATGGGCCTGTGACCCCTCAACCTGTTAGGAATTTTGTCACCAGCTCACAGCATTGGATGCCTGAGCAAGTTACGCCAACGCCTGCAAG AGCGTGGTGGGCGAACAACGCCAGTCCTGGTGGAAGTAGTTcacagccaactagcttagaGGCTGAACTCTCAAACCACTCACCTTACCCTAGGAGAAG AACAATAGACGCATGTGCCTCACCTCCCCCTGCCCCCGTGAGGCGAGTGTCCACAGATAATAGATGGAGAGCATCGCCTACG aGTTCTGGCAACACTAGTCCCATAGTTCTGCAAAGGTTTTATCACCAGAGTCAACAGCGGCGTTCGAGAGTGGACTTGCACGCCACTCCGAGGCATAGAAG tgttAGTCGTGAGCACAGCGCCGGAAGGTCTCCAGAACCACCGCCAAGGACCTCTCGACACGCAAAGCCACATg TGAACGGCAGTATGGAATTAGAACCACCTCCCTTACACGATAGATTGCACCCACCATCGCCTTTACTGCTTAACGATAG gtTATCAGAAGGACGAAGTCAGAGCTTAACGCGGGCTGAGCTGCGCAACGGGTTCCGCGCAGAAATAGCTGCGCCTGCGCCTGCGCATACGCACAAACACCATCACGATGACCAAG